From Bradyrhizobium erythrophlei:
TCTTTTCACGGGCTGCGATGCGCTCTAAGGTATCGCTTGAGCCGAATGGAGTCTGTGATGCGAATCATTGGGGCCGCGAGTCTGGTTGCGGTATGCGGGATGCTGGCGATCGCGCCGGCGCGGGCCGATTATGTGCCGCCGTTCAAAGGCAACGATACCGGCGGTATCATCGCCTATGCCATGGCCTCGCAGGTGGATGTCCGCCAGCTCGCGGTCGACCACTGCGCGTCCTACGGCAAGGTGGTGAAATTTTTGGCGGTGATCCCCCAATATGGCGGTTATATTTCCTTTGCCTGCCGCTGGGTGCCCTATGGCGCCAACGAGCGGCCGCTGGTCACCCGTTACTGAACCGGACCACCTGATCTGACCGAAGCTTTTCTTTCGGGGACTGCGAGAGCATGACGCGACGGCTTCTTTGGTTTTGTCTGGGGGCGAGCCTGCTGACGCTGGCAGCGGCGTCGGACGCGCGTGCGGTGGAAATACCCGTGCGCAAGGCGGGCCTGTGGGAACTGAAGATGGTCAAGACCGGTTCGCCGCTGCCGGAAATGACGATGCAGCATTGCACCGACGAGACCACCGACAAGGCGATGACCGACGCGGCCTCGCCGATGTCGAAGGATATGTGTTCCAAGAACGATCTCCAGAAGACCGCGACCGGCTATGTCAACGATTCCGTGTGCAAGGTCGCCGGCATGTCGATCACCTCGCATTCAGAGACCACCGGCGATTTCAATTCCGCCTACACCGTCAAGTCCACCTCGCACACCGAGGGCGGGCCGGCCGGCGCGCCGCGCGATACCACGACGACGATCGAGGCGAAGTGGCTGGGCGCCTGCAAGGCGGATCAGAAGCCCGGCGACATCGTGATGCCCGGCGGTTTCAAGATGAACGTCAAGGACGCCCAAAAGCTCAAGGGCCTGCTGCCGAAGTAGCCTCTTCTTCACCTCGCCCCGCTTGCGGGGAGAGGTCGACGCGCTCTTGCGCGGCGGGTGAGGGGGACTATCCACGAGTCCGGAATTTGTTGCTTGCCCCTCTCCCCGCAAGAGCGGGGCGAGGGAGTTCACCGCCGTTGCTGAGACAGATCGATTGCAATTGCTGCCTAGACCGGGATCCGCACCGTGGCGCGCAGGCCGCCCATCGGGCTGTCGCCGAGCGTGATGTCGCCGCCATGCGAGCGCGCGATGTCGCGGGCGATGGCTAGCCCCAGGCCGGTGCCGCCCTCATCCTGGTTGCGGGCGCCGTCCAGCCGCAGGAACGGCTTGAACACTTCCTCGCGCATGCCGGCCGGAATCCCCGGCCCGTCATCGTCGATCGTGACCGTCAGATAGCGGTGATCGCGGTGGCCGGTGATCGAGATCGCATCGGCATGACGCGCGGCGTTGGAGACGAGGTTGGCGAGGCAGCGCTTGAACGCCGCCGGTTTCACCGTCAGCACCGGCAGGCCGTGGAACGCCACGGTGGAGGCGTGGCCGTTGCGCTCGGCGTCGCTGCGCAACTCCTCCAGCGCCGTGGCCATGTCGGTCGGCTGCGCGTGCTCGCCGCTATCGCCGCGCGCAAACGCCAGATAGTCCTCCAGCATGCCGGACATCTCGTCGACATCGCGGCGCATGCCGTCGACCTCGGGACTGTCCCCGATCAGCTCCAGCTCCAGCTTGAAGCGGGTCAGGATGGTGCGCAGATCGTGGCTGACGCCGGCCAGCATCGCGGTGCGCTGCTCGATCGAGCGTTCGATGCGCGCCTTCATCTCGAGGAAGGCATGCGCGGCGCGCCGCACCTCGCGCGCGCCGCGGGGCCGGAAGTTCGGCGCCTCGCGGCCCTTGCCGAAGCTTTCCGCGGCGTCCGCCAGCCGCAGGATCGGCTTGATCTGGTTGCGCAGGAACAGAACCGAGACGATCAGCAGGATCGACGAGGTGCCGAGCATCCAGAAGATGAAGATTTCCGAATTCGAGGCATAGGCCGCGCTGCGCAGCGCGAAGATGCGCATCACGGCGTCCTCGAGCTGGATGCGGATTTCGACCTGGTTGGAGCGGCCGACGGTGTCGATCCAGAACGGCTTGCCGATCTTGCGGCCGAGTTCGACCGAGAGCGTCTGGTCGAGCAGCGAGAAGAACGGTTTCGGGCCGGGCGGGGGCAGGTCGCCGACGGGCAGGAAATCCACCAACATCTGCAGCCGTTGCTGGGCGATGCGGCGCAATTGCGCGCGTTCCTTGTCCTGCGGATAGGTCTGGTAGACGTCGATCAGGCTGGCGATGTCCTGCACGACGGCGGCCGACAGATGCCGGGTCACCGTGTTCCAGTGCCGCTCCATGAACACGAACGTCACCACCGACTGCAGCACCACCATCGGCACGATCATGATCAGCAGCGCGCGGGCATAGAGTCCCGTCGGCATCCAGCCCTTGAACGCGTTGCCCATCCAGTTGTTGGCCGCCCACACCCGCCGGGAGGCGGTGCGGAACAGGGTGATGCCGGTGTCGAGCGTGCTCATCTGACGGGGTTCACCTGCAACGGCTCACGGCGAGGCGACCAGGCGATAGCCGATGCCGCGCACCGCCTGCAGGAACAGGGGATTGGCGGGATCGCGCTCGATCTTGCGCCGCAGACGGTTGATCTGCACGTCGACCGCGCGTTCGTTGACGGTGCCGTTGCCGGTGAGCGCGCTGCGCGGCACGGTCTCGCCCGGCACCACCGCGAGAATGC
This genomic window contains:
- a CDS encoding DUF3617 domain-containing protein → MTRRLLWFCLGASLLTLAAASDARAVEIPVRKAGLWELKMVKTGSPLPEMTMQHCTDETTDKAMTDAASPMSKDMCSKNDLQKTATGYVNDSVCKVAGMSITSHSETTGDFNSAYTVKSTSHTEGGPAGAPRDTTTTIEAKWLGACKADQKPGDIVMPGGFKMNVKDAQKLKGLLPK
- a CDS encoding ATP-binding protein, with translation MSTLDTGITLFRTASRRVWAANNWMGNAFKGWMPTGLYARALLIMIVPMVVLQSVVTFVFMERHWNTVTRHLSAAVVQDIASLIDVYQTYPQDKERAQLRRIAQQRLQMLVDFLPVGDLPPPGPKPFFSLLDQTLSVELGRKIGKPFWIDTVGRSNQVEIRIQLEDAVMRIFALRSAAYASNSEIFIFWMLGTSSILLIVSVLFLRNQIKPILRLADAAESFGKGREAPNFRPRGAREVRRAAHAFLEMKARIERSIEQRTAMLAGVSHDLRTILTRFKLELELIGDSPEVDGMRRDVDEMSGMLEDYLAFARGDSGEHAQPTDMATALEELRSDAERNGHASTVAFHGLPVLTVKPAAFKRCLANLVSNAARHADAISITGHRDHRYLTVTIDDDGPGIPAGMREEVFKPFLRLDGARNQDEGGTGLGLAIARDIARSHGGDITLGDSPMGGLRATVRIPV